The genomic window TGGAGTAGGCCTGGCCGGGACCTTGTCCGAATCCCAGGGGGAGGAGGAGGCCGAACGCGGGAAAGAGGTGGGGGATGAAGGGAAGGAGGAGGAGGGTGAGGCCCAGGCCGATGATGCCCTGGAGGAGGTAGCCGGAGACGATGAAGGCGCCGGTGCGTACGATGGTGGGCATGTCACGCTGTGTGCGCTCCTTGAGGGCGAGGGCGATGAATCCGATGGCCATGAGGTGGTAGACGTAGGCCCCGAGGCGTTCCTCCGGGATCTCGATGAGATGGAGGAGGTCCCTGCCCAGGAGGAGGCCGATGAAGCCGGCGATGAGGGCGTTGGGGAAGAGGAGCTTCCTCAGGAGGGGGACCTTTCGCTTGAGCAAGGTGGCGGTCAGGAGGAGGAGGGAGATGACCGCGAAGTCCATGGGAAGGGTCCAATCCATGTTCATGGGTGCTCCTTGAGAAGGTGTAGTGAGAAGTACCAAAGGTACGCCGAAGTGCGGGGGTCATGGAAGGCGATGCGGTGGAGGGTCGGGCCCAGGAGGAACTCGAGGCGTTCGTGTTTCTGGATGTTGAGCCCGCGTATGCGATCGAGGGGAAGCGCGTGGTTCCCCGAGGGGGTGGTGAGCCGAAGGTGTGTCCGGTGGAGGGAGAGGGTCCCGGAGGTGAGGAGGCGGGGGCGGGTGCGGAGAGGGCCGGTGAGAAGGGATGCGGGTGCGGAGAGGATGGGGGAGTGCTCCGGGAGGGACGAGAGGAGGGAGGGGTATGTCCCTCGCTGCCATGTGTTCCATTCCTTCATGGTGGTGAAGGGGATGGGGCCGTGGAGGAATCCGAAGGGATCGACCTGGACTGCGAGACCGCAGACGGTGCACGAGAGGGTGTGGAGCGAGGAACGGAGGGTCCCGTGCGAAAGGCAGGAGGGGCAGAGGAAGAGGGTGCGCTCGAGGTACTCGGCCCGTGGACCCAGGAGGGGGAGGGGATCCTGCTTCTGGGCCTCCCATTCGTCGTGGGCGAGACGGGAGGCGAGGAGGTCCTCCACGGCAGGGGGAGGAAGGGGCGTGAGGTGGTCCGGGGAGAGGGGGGTGTGGAACCGCACGGAGACGGGGCCCCGGACGGCGCGTCGGCGCCACCTTCCCGCGGCGAGGAAGGCGCCTCGGATGGTGGCCGTGATCACGGGGACGCGGAGGGCCTGGACGAGGCGGGCGGTCCCGGGCGTGAGAGGAAGGGTCGTCCCGTCCCAGGTGGCGTGTCCCTCCGGGAAGAGGGAGATGATGCGACGGTCTCGTCGCGCCTGGAAGATGCCGCGCAGCGTTCCCGTGTCGGCTACCTGCTTGGTGATGGGAATGACGTCCATGAGGGCGAAGAGCATGTGGGAGAGTGGGGTGCGGATGAGGGAGTCGGAGGCCACGAAGCGGATGAGAGAGGGAGCGAAGAGGTTGACGAACACGGGGTCGAGGTTGGAGGCGTGGTTCGCGAGAATGAGGAACGGGGGATCGAGAGCCGAGAGATTCTCGAGGCCCTCACCGGAGAGATGGAAGAACCATCCGATCCCTCGACCGAGGGCCTTGAGCACAGGGAATATGAGTCTTGCCCTGCGTGGAGATGAGGTGAGACGGAGGCCTCTCATTGGAGAGTCTCCGCCCAGGAGAGGATGGTCTGTTCCCGATCTTCCGACGGCATCTTCTCTCTGAAGCCGGCGATGCTCACCACCCGGTTTTCATGGTGCTCGAGGAGACGCACCCCTTCCTCAAGCGCCTTGCCGGGATTCCCGGCGTACGAACAGAAGATGGCGCACCGCCTGTGGTGGATCGTACCGGAGGAGAGGAGACTCCTCATGGGGGAAGGAAGATGCCCGGCCCACACCGGGAATCCCAGTATCACCGTGTCGTAAAGGGAAGGATCCTTGCCGAGAGGGTTGAGTGGCGGCCTTCTCCTGAAGATGGACTGGTACCCTCCGAGGAGGTAGAGCCTCCATCCCCTTGGGGGGAGTGGATGCTGGAGCGAGATCCGCTCTATGTCGCATGAGAGTCTGTTCCTGAGGATACCCGCGATCTCGTGCGTGGTTCCCGTGTGCGAATAGTAGACGATGAGAGTACTCATAACCTCACTTCATCAATGGGGTTTTTTTTAGTATAAAAAACTAAGAGCGTTTTTTCCAGAAAAGGAGAGTCGTATGGACTCGTTTCGGATAGGATTCGTGAGCGGAAAACTAGGCGATGTAGATGGGGTGTCCTTGGAGGTGGAAAAGTGGATCAAGGTACTCCAAGAGATGGGACATGAGGTCGTGACGATCGCGGGGAAGTATCGCGCCCCTCTCACGCTCATTCCCGAAGAACACCAAGTGGTGTTTCCCGAGATCAGGTTCGACTCTCCATCTCAGCGGCATTACGAGCGTATCTTCTTCCCGTATCTCAACAAGGTGCCGGTATACCTGACCGAGGAGAAGCTCAAGGGCTACGTGGAGGAGTGCATCAGGGAAGGGCTCGAAGTGGGTGAACACCTCTTCGAGAAGGTGAAGGACTTCGATCTGGATGTGCTCATCGCTGAGAACACCAACGCCATGCCCATGACCCTCCTGGGAGGCGTGGCGGTCCACCATGTGGCCACCGAAAAACGGGTGGCTACGATCTTCCACCATCACGACTTCTGGTGGGAGCGCAGCAGGTTCAGCAACAACCGGATAGAGACCTTTCTCAACAGGATCATGCCTCCTTCGGACATAGGACTCGAGCACGTGGTGATTTCCTCCTATGCGGCCCACATCCTCACCTCCATCAAGAGGGTTTCCCCCCATGTGGTACCCAACTGCGAGGACTTCGATCATCCCGTGGTCCTCGATGACTACAACAGTGATTTCAGACAGGAGCTGGGATTCTCCGAACGGGACATCCTCGTCGTACAGCCCACTCGCATCGTTCGCAGGAAGCGTATCGAGGATTCGATCCGTCTCATCGCGGCGCTCCTCCGGGCCTATCCCGATCTGAGGGGGAGGGTGCACTACATCATCTCTCTGTATCAGGGGGATGAACCCGACGTGGATTACGTGGATCAGATAAAAGCCCTCGCCGAGAGGGAGGGGATCCCCCTCCATCTCATCGCGGAGAGGGTGAGTGCGGTGCGGGGGCGTGATGCGGAAGGGAGAAAGCTCTATACCAACCGGGACGTGCTGGTGAATGCCGACCTCGTCACCTACCTTCCTCTCTGGGAAGGTTTCGGGAACGCGCTCCTCGAGGCTGTCGCGGCCCGGGTGCCGGTGGTCACCACCACCTATCTGGTCTACAAGACCGACATCAAGCTTCCGGGAATGCGTCTCATCGAGGTTCGCGATCGATATGACGAAGACGGCAGGCTCATCATTCCCGATCGGACGGTGGAGGAGATCCACCACGTGCTCACGCATCCCGAGGAGAGGAAGGTTCGGGTGGAGGAGACATTCCAGGTGGCGCGGGCAGAGTTCGGTCTCCACACCTTGAGGAAGCGCCTCGAAAAGGTCTTCGAGCTCTACGGCGATGAGATCCGGGCTTCCAGGAAGCGTCTGAGAAAGGCGAAGCGCCTCTACTCGGTGTGAGATGCCGTTCCCTTCCGGCGTGTCCGACCCTGCATGCGTGGAAGGACGAGGAGGAGGATCACCCCTGCGAGGACCATGAAGAAGGAAAGGATCTGGCCGGTGGTGAAGTTGAAGGGGGAGAGGAGAAGGTGCGGGTTCGCCTTGGATGGCTCGAGCATGAGGGGGAATCCTATCCCGGCGTCCGGTTGTCTGAAGTACTCCAGCACGAACCGGAAGCCTCCGTATCCTACGAGGTACCAGGCGAGCACGGCTCCCTTGAACGGACGCCGTGGGCGCACGAGGAACCAGAGGAGCGCCCAGAGTACGATGCCTTCGAAGAAGGCCTCGTAGAGCTGGGAAGGATGACGGGGAAGGTTCACGAGCACGTTGCTTGAAGGGAGGGGAAAGCCCGTCCTCTGGGCGAACTCCTGTACCCATGACTCCTTTGCCGGGAAGCGTTCTGCTTCGGGAAAGATCATGGCCCACGGGAGGGCGCTCACCCTGCCGTAGAGCTCACCGTTGATGAAGTTGCCGAGCCTTCCGAAGGTGTAGCCCAAGGGGATGGAGGCCGTGAGCATGTCCCCCCATTCGAGCACGTCTTTTTTGTGTCGTAGGCAATAGAGGAGCACGCCGAGTGTTCCCCCGATGAGCCCGCCGTGGTAACTCATTCCTCTCAGGCCCACGAAACGGCCGTGTTCATCGAAGGGCCAGAAGATGAGGAGGGGATTCCTCAGGTACGTGCCGCTGGGATCGTAGACCAGTGCGGCGAATATCCGGGCGCCGAGGAGGAGGCCCACGATTCCCCAGAAGAAGAAGTTGAGAAGTTCGTCCGTGGTGACCGGCAGTCTGCGCTCTCGCACCTGGTGGGCCATGAGCACATAGGCGATGGCGAAGGCCACGAGGTACATGAGGCTGTACCACCTGAAAGGCAGACCGGGGATGATTTCGGGACTCAGCCAGGAGGGATAGAAGACGTAGGCCATGGGATCTCCTTTCCTTCCTCAGATTATGAAGAGGCAAGGGGGTTGATTTCAATACGGCCCGACTGGGGGTCGAAGGTGATACGGACGGCTCTCTGGGGACTCCTGATTTCGTGAATCCTTCCGTGCGATTCTATCACCACGCCGGGGTGGATGGTGCCATGGACGATGATGGACGACTCGAAGTGCTGCTCGAATCGTTCCCTGAGCGTGAAGAGGCGGAAGGAACGTTTCTCCATGATTTTGAGGAGTCGGAACTTGCGTGCGTGGAGTTCCTGGCGTTTCCCCGGATTACCGTTTCGGGCGAGTCGTTGTATCTCGTTGTCGAGCTGCACGATCTGCTGCTTGAGCTTGGTGATCTCCTGTTCCTCTATCTCGATCTGATCTTCGATGAGGTAGTCCTGTCCGAAGGAAACCTCTGTACGCAGGCCTTTCTCGGAACCGAGGGTTCCCACCTCCACCCCCAGGCGGCTCTTCACCTTCCCCCCCAGGAGGACTCCCTTCTCGGGTCCCACCAGGAGTCTGCCGTTGCATTTCACGAGACTCCTGTAGCAGGCCGTGCCGAGGTGGATGTCGCCTACGGCGAGGAGACGGGTGTGTTCGGCGAATCGGGCGCTTATGTCCTCCTTGGCCCTCACCACCGCCTTGCCTCCCCCTTTTATGCCCTGTTTGATGATCACGCTCTTCCCTGCCGAGAGAAGGGCCGCTTCCACGCCCTCTTCCACCAGGATCGATCCGGTGGTGATCACATAGAACCCGCTCCGCACGGATCCCTTCACCGTGATGTCGCCCGTGAGCCTCAGATTTCCGGTGGAGAGGTCGACATCGCCTTTTATCACCTGACGAGAGAGGATGTCGATCCTTCCCCCCGCGTACGAGAGCACCCCGCGTTGAGTGGAGAGGAGGAGTATGGTGCCGTCTTCCTGGGGTTCTTCCCTCACTCCCTCCCCTGTGGTGATCTCGGACGGTCTGGTCTGGAGGGGCTTGCGGACTCTCCCCCTCAGATCCCATCCCTCTTCCGGGAGCTGGGCCGGGGGGAAGATCCTCGCGATGGGCTGCCCCTCGTCCACCACGGTGTAGCGGTCCTGCTCCTTGAAGTTGACCTGCCCCGAGGGGCCTTCCTTGAACGGCTTCCCCGAGGGGAGGGGGACGAGGAACTCTATCCTCCTCTGTCCTCCTGCCACCGGTTCCTTTCCCCGTGCGACGAGCGCCCTTCTCACCTCTCCCTCTTCCTGGGCGCGCCGGAGGGCCTCCTTCACGAGACCTTCGTCCACCCCCTTTACCACCCCTTCTTCGCGGATCGCCTTCAGGATGTCCTCGAAGGTGAGCTTTCGCCCCGTGCCCACCCCCTCTTCCAGGGTGAGGTAGGCCTCCATGTCGTCCGGGCTCGTCTCCACCAGGATGCGGGCGTC from Spirochaeta thermophila DSM 6192 includes these protein-coding regions:
- a CDS encoding lysophospholipid acyltransferase family protein, with protein sequence MRGLRLTSSPRRARLIFPVLKALGRGIGWFFHLSGEGLENLSALDPPFLILANHASNLDPVFVNLFAPSLIRFVASDSLIRTPLSHMLFALMDVIPITKQVADTGTLRGIFQARRDRRIISLFPEGHATWDGTTLPLTPGTARLVQALRVPVITATIRGAFLAAGRWRRRAVRGPVSVRFHTPLSPDHLTPLPPPAVEDLLASRLAHDEWEAQKQDPLPLLGPRAEYLERTLFLCPSCLSHGTLRSSLHTLSCTVCGLAVQVDPFGFLHGPIPFTTMKEWNTWQRGTYPSLLSSLPEHSPILSAPASLLTGPLRTRPRLLTSGTLSLHRTHLRLTTPSGNHALPLDRIRGLNIQKHERLEFLLGPTLHRIAFHDPRTSAYLWYFSLHLLKEHP
- a CDS encoding flavodoxin family protein → MSTLIVYYSHTGTTHEIAGILRNRLSCDIERISLQHPLPPRGWRLYLLGGYQSIFRRRPPLNPLGKDPSLYDTVILGFPVWAGHLPSPMRSLLSSGTIHHRRCAIFCSYAGNPGKALEEGVRLLEHHENRVVSIAGFREKMPSEDREQTILSWAETLQ
- a CDS encoding glycosyltransferase family 4 protein, giving the protein MDSFRIGFVSGKLGDVDGVSLEVEKWIKVLQEMGHEVVTIAGKYRAPLTLIPEEHQVVFPEIRFDSPSQRHYERIFFPYLNKVPVYLTEEKLKGYVEECIREGLEVGEHLFEKVKDFDLDVLIAENTNAMPMTLLGGVAVHHVATEKRVATIFHHHDFWWERSRFSNNRIETFLNRIMPPSDIGLEHVVISSYAAHILTSIKRVSPHVVPNCEDFDHPVVLDDYNSDFRQELGFSERDILVVQPTRIVRRKRIEDSIRLIAALLRAYPDLRGRVHYIISLYQGDEPDVDYVDQIKALAEREGIPLHLIAERVSAVRGRDAEGRKLYTNRDVLVNADLVTYLPLWEGFGNALLEAVAARVPVVTTTYLVYKTDIKLPGMRLIEVRDRYDEDGRLIIPDRTVEEIHHVLTHPEERKVRVEETFQVARAEFGLHTLRKRLEKVFELYGDEIRASRKRLRKAKRLYSV
- the lgt gene encoding prolipoprotein diacylglyceryl transferase, with translation MAYVFYPSWLSPEIIPGLPFRWYSLMYLVAFAIAYVLMAHQVRERRLPVTTDELLNFFFWGIVGLLLGARIFAALVYDPSGTYLRNPLLIFWPFDEHGRFVGLRGMSYHGGLIGGTLGVLLYCLRHKKDVLEWGDMLTASIPLGYTFGRLGNFINGELYGRVSALPWAMIFPEAERFPAKESWVQEFAQRTGFPLPSSNVLVNLPRHPSQLYEAFFEGIVLWALLWFLVRPRRPFKGAVLAWYLVGYGGFRFVLEYFRQPDAGIGFPLMLEPSKANPHLLLSPFNFTTGQILSFFMVLAGVILLLVLPRMQGRTRRKGTASHTE